From Haemorhous mexicanus isolate bHaeMex1 chromosome 37, bHaeMex1.pri, whole genome shotgun sequence, one genomic window encodes:
- the PSMB6 gene encoding proteasome subunit beta type-6 encodes MAAVTVWEPRAGPGPAGLHREWTAEPVSTGTTIMAVEFDGGVVIGADSRTTTGAYIANRVTDKLTPVHDRIFCCRSGSAADTQAVADAVAYQLAFHSVELEEPPRVRTAARLFQQSCYRYREELSAGIIVAGWDPRRGGQVYVVPMGGLLLRQPFAVGGSGSSYIYGFLDATFQPGMSRSQCQEFVARALALAMVRDGSSGGVIRLAAITEDGVERTVLAGSDLPWGDGGPTV; translated from the exons ATGGCGGCGGTGACGGTGTGGGAaccgcgggccgggccgggccccgccgggcTGCACCGGGAGTGGACGGCGGAGCCCGTCAGCACCGGC ACCACCATCATGGCCGTGGAGTTCGATGGAGGCGTCGTGATAGGGGCCGACTCCAGAACCACCACCGG GGCCTACATCGCCAACCGTGTGACAGACAAACTGACGCCCGTCCACGACCGCATCTTCTGCTGCCGCTCGGGCTCGGCGGCCGACACGCAGGCGGTGGCCGACGCCGTGGCCTACCAGCTGGCCTTCCACAG cgtggagctggaggagccgCCGCGGGTGCGCACGGCCGCGCGCctcttccagcagagctgctacCGCTACCGCGAGGAGCTGAGCGCCGGCATCATCGTGGCTGGCTGGGACCCCCGCCGGGGGGGACAG gtgtaCGTGGTGCCCATGGGAGGGCTCCTCCTGCGCCAGCCCTTCGCTGTGGGGGGCTCAGGCAGCTCCTACATCTATGGATTCCTGGATGCCACATTCCAGCCTGGGATGAGCCGCTCCCAGTGCCAGGAATTCGTCGCCCGTG ccctggcactggcGATGGTGAGGGATGGCTCCAGCGGGGGCGTCATCAGGCTGGCAGCCATCACTGAGGATGGGGTGGAACGGACGGTCCTGGCTGGCTCGGACCTGCCCTGGGGTGACGGTGGCCCCACGGTCTGA
- the SLC25A11 gene encoding mitochondrial 2-oxoglutarate/malate carrier protein produces the protein MAAVPAAERPKTSPKSVKFLFGGLAGMGATVFVQPLDLVKNRMQLSGAGAKGREYRTSLHALGSILRHEGLRGIYTGLSAGLLRQATYTTTRLGIYSVLLERFGGADGTPPPFLAKAAMGMTAGAAGAFVGTPAEVALIRMTADGRLPPGERRGYHNVFDALVRMAREEGVLTLWRGCIPTMARAVVVNAAQLASYSQSKQFLLDSGHFRDDILCHFCASMISGLVTTAASMPVDIVKTRIQNMRTIDGKPEYRNGLDVLLKVVRYEGFFSLWKGFTPYYARLGPHTVLTFIFLEQMNKWYQRLFLSA, from the exons ATGGCGGCGGTACCGGCGGCCGAGAGGCCCAAGACCTCCCCGAAATCCGTCAAGTTTCTCTTCGGCGGCCTGGCCGG GATGGGGGCTACAGTCTTCGTGCAGCCCCTGGACCTGGTGAAGAACCGGATGCAGctgagcggggctggggccaaGGGCCGGGAGTACCGGACATCCCTGCACGCCCTGGGCTCCATCCTGCGCCACGAGGGACTGAGGGGCATCTACACAGG GCTGTCAGCGGGGCTGCTACGCCAGGCCACCTACACCACCACCCGCCTGGGCATCTACAGCGTCCTCCTGGAGCGTTTTGGGGGGGCTGACGGGACCCCCCCTCCCTTCCTAGCCAAGGCAGCCATGGGCATGACTGCAGGGGCTGCGGGGGCCTTCGTGGGGACCCCGGCTGAGGTGGCCCTCATCCGCATGACAGCTGATGGCAG GCTACCCCCCGGTGAGCGCCGCGGGTACCACAATGTGTTCGACGCCCTCGTGAGGATGGCGAGGGAGGAGGGGGTGCTCACACTGTGGAGG GGCTGCATCCCCACCATGGCCCGTGCTGTGGTGGTCAATGCCGCCCAGCTCGCCTCCTACTCCCAATCCAAACAATTCTTGCTCGACTCTG GGCATTTCCGTGACGACATCCTGTGCCACTTCTGCGCCAGCATGATCAGCGGGCTGGTGACCACGGCCGCCTCCATGCCCGTCGACATCGTCAAGACCCG GATCCAGAACATGCGGACAATAGATGGGAAACCCGAGTACCGCAACGGGCTG gatgtgctgctgAAGGTGGTGCGGTACGAGGGCTTCTTCAGCCTCTGGAAGGGCTTCACCCCCTACTACGCCCGCCTGGGCCCCCACACCGTGCTCACCTTCATCTTCCTCGAGCAGATGAACAAGTGGTACCAGCGGCTCTTCCTCAGTGCCTGA